In the genome of Mycobacterium kansasii ATCC 12478, one region contains:
- a CDS encoding tRNA-binding protein, with the protein MEDLISWADFQRVDFRVGTIVALESHPRARQPAYILTIDLGPLGTKISSARITDYYSPATLLGRQVLCVCNFAPKNVAGIDSEVLVTGVYDASNKVVLAGFDRPLPNGTRLS; encoded by the coding sequence GTGGAAGACCTGATCAGTTGGGCGGATTTCCAGAGAGTCGACTTCCGCGTGGGCACCATCGTCGCGTTGGAAAGCCACCCCCGGGCAAGACAACCTGCCTATATCCTGACTATCGACCTAGGGCCGCTTGGGACAAAGATTTCCAGCGCTCGAATCACCGACTATTACAGCCCTGCGACACTGCTCGGCCGACAAGTGCTGTGCGTCTGCAACTTTGCACCGAAGAACGTCGCGGGAATCGACTCTGAAGTGCTCGTCACCGGCGTGTACGACGCGAGCAACAAGGTTGTCCTGGCCGGATTCGATCGGCCCTTGCCCAACGGCACGCGACTCAGCTAA
- a CDS encoding PPE family protein: MNFLVLPPEINSARMFSGAGSAPMLEAAAAWNALASELDSAAESFSSMTSGLAAQAWQGPASTAMLAAAAPYAGWLRTAASQSVGACAQAQAVAGAFESALAATVHPAAVAANRSDFLTLVLSNLFGQNAPAIAATESIYEEMWAQDVTAMVDYHAGAAAAVAQLISPAQALQSLPNFGYGNTGQGNIGFFNDGTLNVGIANLSPHFTPTDPITTFGGIGLANTGTENLGAYNSGTQNVGAWNHGMLNLGIANTGTANSGLPLSLLQTLGIANHGTYNQGLFNTGNHNIGIGLTGDHLIGIGPLHISDTALPAAAATTLPNFGYGNTGQGNIGFFNDGTLNVGIANLSPHFTPTDPITTFGGVGLANTGTENLGAYNSGTQNVGAWNHGMLNLGIANTGTANSGLPLSLLQTLGIANHGTYNQGLFNTGNHNIGIGLTGDHLIGIGPLHISDTALPAAAATTLPNFGYGNTGQGNIGFFNDGTLNVGIANLSPHFTPTDPITTFGGVGLANTGTENLGAYNSGTQNVGAWNHGMLNLGIANTGTANSGLPLSLLQTLGIANHGTYNQGLFNTGNHNIGIALTGDHLIGIGPLHISA, encoded by the coding sequence ATGAACTTCTTGGTGTTGCCGCCAGAGATCAATTCGGCGCGGATGTTCTCGGGCGCCGGCTCGGCGCCAATGTTGGAGGCCGCAGCAGCTTGGAATGCGTTGGCATCAGAGCTCGATTCGGCGGCGGAGTCATTTTCCTCGATGACCTCAGGCCTCGCCGCCCAGGCGTGGCAGGGCCCGGCGTCTACGGCGATGCTGGCCGCTGCCGCGCCGTATGCAGGCTGGTTGAGAACGGCGGCGTCCCAGTCCGTTGGGGCCTGTGCGCAGGCCCAAGCGGTCGCCGGCGCATTTGAGTCGGCTTTAGCAGCCACGGTCCACCCGGCGGCGGTAGCGGCCAATCGTTCCGACTTCTTGACCTTGGTGCTCTCGAATCTGTTCGGTCAGAACGCGCCGGCAATCGCGGCCACCGAGAGCATCTACGAGGAGATGTGGGCTCAGGATGTGACCGCGATGGTTGACTATCATGCGGGAGCGGCAGCGGCTGTTGCACAGTTGATCTCGCCCGCGCAAGCGCTACAGAGCCTGCCCAACTTCGGCTACGGCAACACCGGCCAAGGCAACATCGGCTTTTTCAACGACGGCACCCTCAACGTCGGCATCGCCAACCTCAGCCCCCACTTCACCCCCACCGACCCCATCACCACCTTCGGCGGCATCGGCCTGGCCAACACCGGCACCGAAAACCTCGGCGCCTACAACAGCGGCACCCAAAACGTCGGCGCCTGGAACCACGGCATGCTCAACCTCGGCATCGCCAACACCGGCACCGCCAACAGCGGCCTACCCCTGAGCCTGCTGCAAACCCTGGGCATCGCCAACCACGGCACCTACAACCAAGGCCTGTTCAACACCGGCAACCACAACATCGGCATCGGCCTCACCGGCGACCACCTCATCGGCATCGGCCCCCTGCACATCAGCGACACCGCCCTACCCGCCGCCGCCGCGACCACCCTGCCCAACTTCGGCTACGGCAACACCGGCCAAGGCAACATCGGCTTTTTCAACGACGGCACCCTCAACGTCGGCATCGCCAACCTCAGCCCCCACTTCACCCCCACCGACCCCATCACCACCTTCGGCGGCGTCGGCCTGGCCAACACCGGCACCGAAAACCTCGGCGCCTACAACAGCGGCACCCAAAACGTCGGCGCCTGGAACCACGGCATGCTCAACCTCGGCATCGCCAACACCGGCACCGCCAACAGCGGCCTACCCCTGAGCCTGCTGCAAACCCTGGGCATCGCCAACCACGGCACCTACAACCAAGGCCTGTTCAACACCGGCAACCACAACATCGGCATCGGCCTCACCGGCGACCACCTCATCGGCATCGGCCCCCTGCACATCAGCGACACCGCCCTACCCGCCGCCGCCGCGACCACCCTGCCCAACTTCGGCTACGGCAACACCGGCCAAGGCAACATCGGCTTTTTCAACGACGGCACCCTCAACGTCGGCATCGCCAACCTCAGCCCCCACTTCACCCCCACCGACCCCATCACCACCTTCGGCGGCGTCGGCCTGGCCAACACCGGCACCGAAAACCTCGGCGCCTACAACAGCGGCACCCAAAACGTCGGCGCCTGGAACCACGGCATGCTCAACCTCGGCATCGCCAACACCGGCACCGCCAACAGCGGCCTACCCCTGAGCCTGCTGCAAACCCTGGGCATCGCCAACCACGGCACCTACAACCAAGGCCTGTTCAACACCGGCAACCACAACATCGGCATCGCCCTGACCGGCGACCACCTCATCGGCATCGGCCCCCTGCACATCAGCGCCTAG
- a CDS encoding TetR/AcrR family transcriptional regulator, with translation MPSTTTSDKPVRVTKRRAETRGRLIEAAFRVFADKGYGHVTIEDVCEAAGYTRGAFYSQFDSLEELFFLLYDQWAARTAEQVRAAMEGSEPVTDLPSVVERIVDTLLFERDWLLIKIDFLLHAARHPDLAHRWEVHRAQLRNVIEERLIASGIEFNQSLNTVADTARAIVAVYDGVSIQLLLDSDQAAARAWLTQLLNMVLSR, from the coding sequence ATGCCGTCAACGACCACCAGCGACAAGCCGGTACGGGTCACCAAACGCCGCGCCGAAACCCGCGGCCGTCTCATCGAGGCGGCATTCCGGGTGTTCGCCGACAAGGGATACGGGCACGTGACCATCGAGGACGTCTGCGAGGCCGCCGGCTACACCCGAGGCGCGTTCTATTCCCAGTTCGACAGCCTCGAGGAGCTATTCTTTCTGCTCTACGACCAATGGGCGGCCCGCACCGCCGAACAGGTCCGCGCCGCCATGGAAGGCAGCGAACCCGTCACCGACCTGCCCAGCGTCGTCGAACGCATCGTGGACACCTTGCTTTTCGAACGCGACTGGCTGCTCATCAAGATTGACTTCCTGCTCCACGCCGCTCGCCACCCCGATCTCGCCCACCGCTGGGAAGTTCACCGCGCGCAATTGCGCAATGTTATCGAAGAGCGGCTGATTGCCAGCGGCATCGAATTCAACCAGTCCCTCAACACGGTCGCCGACACGGCCCGGGCAATCGTCGCGGTATACGACGGCGTCAGCATCCAGCTACTGCTCGACAGCGATCAGGCCGCCGCTCGCGCCTGGCTCACCCAATTACTCAATATGGTTCTGAGTCGCTGA
- a CDS encoding alpha/beta hydrolase fold domain-containing protein has translation MPAILRVTGRTRQYKTFADARKHITARALRPSPYGPPVRLRSDVTVDVGRRSGWPIYAVAPKNDIHTRTVVYLHGGAWVNEINSQHWRLVTHVATGARVKVVVPIYPLLPFGTAADVVPEVAQLVVENMSTGHGVCLAGDSAGGQIALSAALLLRDDHDVVLPRTVLISPALDVSLSNPMINSVELTDPWLAREALSVFGECWRGDLIPDDPRVSPLAAELTGLGPLTVFSGTRDILNPDARALVQKATAAGVDIDYHERFGLLHVYPLMPIPEGRAARAVIVERLRAH, from the coding sequence ATGCCGGCAATACTCCGCGTCACCGGTAGGACGCGCCAGTACAAAACCTTCGCAGATGCCCGCAAGCACATCACGGCCCGCGCGTTGCGTCCCTCGCCGTACGGACCGCCGGTGCGGCTGCGCTCCGACGTGACCGTGGACGTCGGCCGTCGATCCGGCTGGCCGATCTATGCCGTGGCACCCAAGAACGACATACATACGCGCACCGTGGTCTACCTCCACGGCGGTGCCTGGGTCAACGAAATCAACTCACAGCACTGGCGATTGGTGACTCACGTCGCCACCGGGGCGCGCGTGAAGGTGGTCGTCCCGATTTATCCGTTGCTCCCTTTTGGCACGGCAGCCGATGTGGTGCCCGAGGTCGCTCAACTCGTGGTCGAGAACATGTCGACCGGCCACGGCGTGTGCCTGGCCGGCGACTCCGCGGGCGGTCAAATCGCCTTGTCGGCGGCCCTGTTACTGCGCGACGACCATGACGTGGTTCTGCCGCGCACCGTCTTGATCTCGCCGGCCTTGGACGTGTCGTTGAGCAACCCGATGATCAATTCGGTCGAGCTGACCGATCCGTGGCTGGCGCGCGAAGCACTATCGGTGTTCGGGGAGTGTTGGCGTGGCGACCTCATCCCGGACGATCCGCGCGTCAGTCCGCTTGCAGCTGAGCTGACCGGTCTTGGCCCGCTGACTGTTTTCAGCGGAACTCGCGACATTCTCAACCCTGACGCACGGGCGCTGGTCCAGAAGGCCACCGCGGCGGGCGTCGATATTGACTACCATGAGCGCTTCGGTTTGCTGCATGTCTACCCGCTAATGCCGATTCCGGAAGGCCGTGCTGCCCGGGCAGTTATCGTAGAGCGGCTGCGCGCGCACTAG
- a CDS encoding NAD(P)-binding protein, which produces MRPVVGAGRGYSPASSNAGLRLHSAPLQQQRPLRHSDDRLASHRGLVVHIPLVEGGLMNGPTHGPTTAIETDYLVVGAGAMGIAFTDTLLAESEARVVIVDRAHQPGGHWTTAYPFVRLHQPSAYYGVNSRALGNNTIDAVGWNRGLNELASVGEICAYFDAVMQQQFLPSGRVEYFPMSDYLGDGRFRTLGGAECRVTVRRRIVDATYLQAVVPSMRPAPYSVAPGIDCIAPNDLAKFSARDRYVVVGAGKTGMDVCLWLLRNGVTPEKLTWIMPRDAWLIDRATLQPGPTFIKQFRDSYGATLEAIGNATSIQDLFDRLEAAGTLLRLDPAVRPTMYRCATVSQPEFDQLRRIDDIVRMGHVQRIEPTQVVLDGGSIPSGPSALYIDCTADGAPQRPAIPVFDGDHLTLQAVRGCQQVFSAAFTAHVELAYPDDAVKNELCVPIPHPDSDLDWLRLTHSDLRNFQRWLADAELTDWLSSARLNLLAELLPPLSHKPRVRERVVSMFQSRLNAASERLEKLLSDHGGDTAAMLRSGRAAAQ; this is translated from the coding sequence ATGCGACCGGTGGTTGGCGCCGGCCGCGGCTACTCGCCGGCCAGTTCCAATGCCGGGCTTAGACTCCATTCGGCTCCGTTGCAGCAACAGAGACCGCTCCGCCACAGCGACGACCGGCTCGCTTCCCACCGGGGACTGGTCGTCCATATCCCACTGGTCGAAGGAGGGCTTATGAACGGGCCAACGCATGGGCCGACGACAGCCATCGAGACCGACTACCTGGTGGTGGGCGCCGGGGCGATGGGAATCGCGTTCACCGATACGCTGCTTGCCGAATCCGAGGCACGCGTGGTTATCGTCGACCGAGCACATCAACCGGGCGGGCATTGGACCACCGCCTACCCATTCGTACGGCTGCACCAACCGTCGGCGTATTACGGCGTCAACTCACGAGCCTTGGGCAACAACACGATTGACGCCGTCGGCTGGAACCGAGGACTGAACGAACTCGCCTCCGTCGGCGAAATCTGCGCCTACTTCGACGCTGTGATGCAACAGCAATTCCTGCCCAGCGGGCGCGTCGAGTACTTCCCCATGAGCGACTACCTCGGCGACGGCCGGTTCCGGACGCTCGGCGGCGCGGAATGCCGGGTCACGGTCAGGCGGCGCATCGTCGATGCCACCTACCTGCAAGCCGTCGTGCCGTCGATGCGGCCGGCGCCGTACTCGGTGGCGCCGGGCATCGACTGCATTGCACCCAACGACCTGGCGAAATTCAGCGCTCGCGACCGATACGTGGTCGTCGGCGCCGGCAAAACCGGCATGGACGTCTGTTTGTGGTTACTGCGAAACGGCGTCACCCCCGAGAAGCTGACCTGGATCATGCCGCGCGACGCCTGGCTCATCGACCGGGCAACGCTGCAGCCGGGGCCGACGTTCATCAAGCAGTTCCGCGACAGCTACGGCGCCACGCTCGAGGCCATCGGCAACGCGACATCGATCCAGGACCTGTTCGACCGGCTGGAGGCGGCCGGAACCTTGCTCCGGCTCGACCCCGCGGTGCGCCCGACCATGTATCGGTGCGCGACCGTGTCACAACCCGAATTCGACCAATTGCGCCGCATCGACGACATCGTCAGGATGGGCCATGTCCAACGCATCGAGCCGACGCAAGTCGTGCTCGACGGCGGTTCAATCCCCTCTGGTCCTTCGGCCCTGTACATCGACTGCACCGCCGACGGAGCACCGCAGCGTCCGGCCATACCGGTTTTCGACGGCGACCACCTCACCCTGCAGGCGGTACGGGGCTGTCAACAGGTGTTCAGCGCGGCGTTCACGGCGCACGTCGAACTAGCCTACCCCGACGATGCGGTGAAAAACGAACTCTGCGTACCGATTCCACATCCGGACTCCGACCTGGACTGGTTACGGCTGACGCATTCCGATCTGCGTAATTTTCAGCGCTGGCTCGCCGACGCCGAGCTTACCGACTGGCTCAGTTCGGCGCGGTTGAATCTTCTCGCCGAGCTGCTGCCGCCGTTGTCGCACAAGCCGCGGGTACGTGAGCGGGTGGTGTCGATGTTCCAGTCGAGGTTGAATGCTGCCAGCGAGCGACTGGAGAAGTTGCTGAGCGACCACGGCGGCGATACCGCTGCAATGTTGAGGAGTGGGCGTGCCGCAGCACAGTGA
- a CDS encoding acyl-[acyl-carrier-protein] thioesterase, whose protein sequence is MPQHSDVDAPLAEVPASGYVYRTSWRLATTDIDEHQRLRLDGVARYIQEVGAEHLADAELAEVHPHWIVLRTVIDVVEPIELPSDITFRRWCAALSTRWCNMRVQLDGAAGGRIETEGFWICVNKDTLTPSRLTDECIARFGSTTDNHRLKWRPWLTEPVTDGTETPFPLRRTDIDPFEHVNNTIYWHGIVEVLGQLPAGAELTSAPHRVVLEYRSPIKYGEAVTIRSNQRDGRIRMHFVVGDDVRAAALVRKL, encoded by the coding sequence GTGCCGCAGCACAGTGACGTCGACGCACCACTGGCCGAGGTGCCCGCCTCGGGATACGTCTACCGGACAAGCTGGCGACTGGCCACCACCGACATCGACGAGCACCAGCGGCTGCGCCTGGATGGAGTAGCCCGCTATATCCAGGAAGTCGGCGCCGAACACCTGGCCGATGCCGAGCTGGCTGAAGTCCATCCCCACTGGATCGTGCTGCGCACCGTGATCGACGTCGTCGAGCCGATCGAGCTACCCAGCGACATCACCTTCCGCCGTTGGTGCGCAGCGCTTTCCACCCGATGGTGCAACATGCGCGTCCAGCTTGACGGAGCTGCCGGCGGACGGATCGAAACCGAAGGTTTCTGGATCTGTGTGAACAAGGACACCCTGACGCCGTCGCGGCTTACCGACGAATGCATCGCCCGCTTCGGCAGTACCACCGACAACCACCGGCTCAAGTGGCGCCCCTGGCTCACCGAGCCGGTAACCGACGGCACCGAGACCCCATTTCCCTTGCGCCGCACCGATATCGATCCTTTCGAGCACGTCAACAACACCATCTACTGGCACGGCATAGTCGAAGTACTCGGCCAGCTGCCGGCCGGCGCAGAGCTGACCTCCGCTCCACATCGCGTCGTGCTCGAGTACCGCAGCCCGATCAAGTACGGCGAAGCCGTCACCATTCGTTCCAACCAGCGCGACGGCCGCATCCGCATGCACTTCGTGGTGGGTGACGACGTCCGAGCCGCCGCTTTGGTGCGCAAGCTTTGA
- a CDS encoding acyltransferase family protein, which yields MDHAGTGRPARDLAVDFYRVSGVVLIVLGHWLAGSVTYHNGQFGRQNPLVDQPWTQWLTWPFQAVPVFFLVAGYAGAVSWTHRYGDGGVSRQDWIRHRVARVLGPTTVYVGLMSLVVVALQVSGLPGSVLEYAGWAVAMHLWFLAVYLVVVSLTPVAMAAHRRWGLMVPAVLAVALVAVDAAALAGHMPSLGGLNYLLCWGLLYQLGICWQAGLLSGRRPIVLAAGSAVALALLIWIGPYPVSMIGVPGQAVQNSMPPSVAMLAFACTQAGIAVAIAPALNRMLRSHRLQRLLSAANSNVMALYLWHMVPVVIVAVVAYPAGLLPQPAQGTAAWWLARLEWEVVLSLVTAVEMTLLWWLRRFFAAPLPTIRIPLPQRWAEPIMLVGAMMAAASLWVVAAAGFAPDGKYPWMTALVFALGLTLVACRPAKATLRSVDTAPESN from the coding sequence ATGGACCACGCAGGCACCGGTCGACCGGCCCGCGATCTGGCCGTCGACTTTTACCGGGTGTCGGGCGTGGTCCTCATCGTCCTGGGCCACTGGCTGGCCGGGTCCGTGACGTATCACAACGGACAGTTCGGCCGGCAGAATCCGCTTGTCGACCAGCCCTGGACGCAGTGGCTGACGTGGCCTTTTCAGGCGGTGCCGGTTTTCTTCCTGGTGGCCGGCTATGCCGGCGCCGTGTCATGGACACATCGTTACGGCGACGGCGGTGTGTCGCGGCAGGACTGGATTCGGCATCGGGTGGCGCGAGTGCTCGGACCCACCACGGTGTACGTGGGGCTGATGTCGTTAGTCGTAGTGGCGCTGCAGGTCTCCGGCCTGCCCGGCTCGGTGCTGGAGTATGCGGGTTGGGCGGTGGCGATGCACCTGTGGTTCCTCGCGGTGTACTTGGTGGTGGTATCGCTGACGCCTGTTGCGATGGCCGCACACCGACGGTGGGGGCTCATGGTGCCGGCGGTACTGGCAGTTGCGCTGGTAGCGGTGGACGCCGCTGCGTTGGCCGGACACATGCCCTCTCTCGGCGGCCTGAACTACCTGTTGTGCTGGGGCCTGCTCTACCAACTGGGGATCTGTTGGCAGGCAGGGCTGTTAAGCGGCCGTCGACCGATAGTGCTTGCCGCCGGATCGGCAGTCGCGCTGGCCCTGCTCATCTGGATCGGCCCCTATCCGGTCAGCATGATCGGGGTTCCCGGCCAAGCTGTACAGAACAGCATGCCGCCCTCGGTGGCGATGCTGGCGTTCGCCTGCACACAGGCCGGCATTGCGGTGGCCATCGCACCCGCGCTCAACCGCATGCTTCGCTCCCACCGATTGCAGCGGCTGTTGTCGGCCGCCAACAGCAATGTGATGGCGCTCTACCTGTGGCACATGGTGCCGGTGGTGATCGTCGCGGTCGTCGCCTACCCGGCCGGGCTGCTACCCCAACCGGCCCAGGGGACGGCGGCGTGGTGGCTGGCCCGGCTGGAATGGGAGGTTGTCTTGAGCCTGGTGACGGCAGTGGAGATGACGTTGTTGTGGTGGCTCCGGCGATTCTTCGCGGCACCCCTGCCGACCATCCGGATACCGCTGCCCCAGCGCTGGGCCGAACCGATCATGCTGGTCGGCGCCATGATGGCAGCTGCCTCCCTGTGGGTGGTCGCCGCGGCGGGATTTGCTCCGGACGGGAAATATCCGTGGATGACCGCGCTGGTTTTCGCGCTCGGGCTGACACTCGTGGCGTGCCGGCCCGCAAAGGCCACCCTGCGGTCAGTCGATACCGCCCCAGAGTCCAATTGA